From one Bdellovibrionales bacterium CG10_big_fil_rev_8_21_14_0_10_45_34 genomic stretch:
- a CDS encoding 50S ribosomal protein L20: MRVKGGFKTRRRRNKVLKAASGFYSSQSRCFTYATAAVDRARAFQYRDRRVKKRTARNLWTVRINAAARLNGTTYSRLMFAFKNAGIELDRKILADLAVQSPSGFSQLVSQVTN, encoded by the coding sequence ATGAGAGTAAAAGGCGGATTTAAAACTAGACGAAGAAGAAATAAGGTACTGAAGGCAGCAAGTGGATTCTACTCTTCTCAGAGCCGCTGTTTTACTTACGCGACTGCTGCAGTGGATCGCGCGCGGGCCTTTCAATATAGAGATCGTAGAGTAAAGAAGCGAACAGCTAGAAACCTTTGGACGGTTCGAATCAATGCAGCTGCTCGTTTAAATGGAACAACTTATTCTCGGCTGATGTTTGCTTTTAAAAATGCGGGCATCGAGCTGGATCGAAAGATTTTGGCTGACCTAGCTGTTCAAAGTCCTTCAGGGTTCTCGCAGCTTGTATCGCAGGTAACAAACTAA
- a CDS encoding MBL fold metallo-hydrolase yields the protein MKIWSEIKHTPEIFGISLAGVGTSLVLPEIKASVDVASGYSKAIDQSNYFITHAHMDHAAGIPYVISQKALNNHKRSTWWMPICMVQPMKNIMNEWSSLESHEYDFEFVGVKTGDVIELGKNWKMDVFDSVHRIPTCGYRLSKLRKNLKREYKNLPEGEIRKLTHEGVIVSENFWQSQFAYTGDTQIEVFDKNPELLDVKYLFVEVTYFDSGKSVEEARKWGHIHFDEILPLIDQFKGDYLVFVHPSRRHKPAEIQRICEDKLSVSQKQKVVLF from the coding sequence ATGAAAATTTGGTCAGAGATCAAACACACTCCAGAGATTTTTGGAATATCCCTTGCTGGTGTGGGTACAAGCTTAGTTTTGCCAGAAATTAAGGCTTCGGTAGATGTAGCAAGTGGATACAGCAAAGCCATTGATCAGTCCAACTACTTCATTACCCATGCCCATATGGACCACGCTGCCGGAATCCCCTACGTGATCTCTCAGAAGGCACTCAATAATCATAAACGATCCACCTGGTGGATGCCAATATGTATGGTTCAGCCCATGAAGAATATAATGAACGAGTGGAGCAGTCTTGAAAGCCACGAGTATGATTTTGAATTTGTCGGAGTAAAAACAGGAGATGTTATAGAGCTAGGCAAGAATTGGAAGATGGACGTATTCGACTCAGTACATCGCATTCCTACTTGCGGATACCGCTTGAGTAAACTGCGTAAGAACTTGAAGCGAGAATACAAAAATTTACCAGAAGGTGAGATTCGAAAGCTAACCCACGAAGGGGTTATCGTCAGCGAGAATTTTTGGCAGTCCCAGTTCGCCTATACCGGAGATACTCAGATTGAAGTCTTTGATAAGAACCCTGAACTTTTAGACGTAAAATATCTTTTTGTCGAAGTCACATACTTTGATTCAGGTAAGTCCGTGGAGGAGGCTCGCAAATGGGGTCACATACATTTTGATGAGATATTGCCTTTGATTGATCAGTTTAAAGGAGATTATCTCGTGTTTGTACATCCATCACGGCGCCACAAACCTGCCGAGATTCAAAGAATTTGCGAAGACAAGCTAAGCGTATCGCAAAAGCAAAAAGTGGTGTTGTTTTAG
- a CDS encoding alkaline phosphatase translates to MFHLQKAGKGTLTMQNENSKSSLAGSEVGSSSLDRRTFLEFLCAGAAGLSLPSLAGCTTSQKKTKKKSDGLRASTTDKLRTLPGIHHKVVIEWKDKISDHAHFGFNNDFVAFIKLPSGEAIMMVNHESVNPTFLGTSLDSEMRSLNDVTREQKEVGVSLVHMKKTKRGWRPKKQSKYNRRIDGTVDIPFSSGFMVAGRKSARGTLANCAGGVTPWGTFLTCEENFDQFYDVVDRHNRQVHRPKDSLRWSTAMNLPSEHYGWVVEIEPISGKAEKKIALGRFAHEGATTVVARDGRCVVYMGDDANSECIYKFISNTPGQLDNGTLYVLNIEAGKWIALERSMHPVLQARFKSQTEVFIYAREAAKLVGGSPMNRPEDIEIHPLTGEIFVALTNNSDAGDDHGSILKIQESENDYLSLDCALSEFLVCGPKIGLSCPDNLLFDPKGNLWITNDISGKKIEKGPYKGLGNNALFFVATSGPEAGVPVRVVEAPMDAELTGPAWSPDMTSLFLSVQHPGETTKDAHKPTSLWPNGKSPVPAVVEVSLKGTRFAPANV, encoded by the coding sequence ATGTTTCATTTACAAAAAGCAGGAAAGGGAACTCTAACTATGCAAAATGAAAACAGTAAATCATCTCTAGCAGGATCAGAAGTAGGTTCATCATCACTGGATCGCCGAACTTTTTTAGAATTTCTTTGTGCGGGCGCAGCCGGACTTTCGCTGCCTAGTCTTGCAGGATGTACAACGTCTCAAAAGAAGACGAAAAAGAAGAGCGATGGTTTACGGGCTAGCACAACAGACAAACTCCGAACACTCCCAGGCATTCATCACAAAGTCGTCATAGAGTGGAAAGACAAGATTTCAGATCATGCGCATTTCGGTTTTAACAACGACTTTGTGGCTTTCATAAAGCTTCCTAGTGGCGAAGCAATCATGATGGTCAATCACGAATCTGTTAATCCTACTTTTTTAGGCACGAGCTTGGACTCCGAAATGCGTTCCTTAAACGATGTTACGAGGGAACAAAAAGAGGTGGGCGTCAGCCTTGTTCACATGAAAAAAACAAAACGTGGCTGGAGGCCAAAAAAGCAAAGCAAGTACAATCGCCGCATTGATGGCACGGTAGATATTCCGTTTTCAAGTGGCTTCATGGTAGCGGGCCGAAAATCAGCAAGAGGAACTCTCGCAAATTGCGCAGGAGGAGTCACGCCATGGGGAACGTTTCTCACTTGTGAAGAAAACTTTGATCAGTTCTATGACGTTGTCGATCGCCACAATCGCCAGGTACACCGCCCGAAGGATTCTTTGCGATGGTCGACAGCGATGAACTTGCCCTCTGAACATTACGGCTGGGTTGTCGAGATCGAGCCCATTTCGGGTAAAGCAGAAAAGAAAATTGCACTAGGACGTTTTGCACATGAGGGCGCAACGACCGTCGTCGCCCGCGACGGAAGATGCGTCGTCTACATGGGTGATGATGCAAATTCAGAATGTATCTACAAATTTATTTCTAACACTCCAGGGCAGCTCGACAATGGAACTCTCTACGTTTTGAACATAGAAGCCGGCAAATGGATTGCGCTCGAGCGAAGTATGCATCCTGTCTTGCAAGCTCGGTTTAAGTCACAAACGGAGGTGTTCATTTATGCACGGGAGGCTGCAAAGCTGGTGGGTGGTTCTCCGATGAATCGCCCTGAAGATATCGAGATTCATCCTTTGACTGGGGAAATCTTCGTAGCATTGACAAATAATTCTGATGCCGGCGACGACCACGGATCTATTTTAAAGATTCAAGAAAGCGAAAATGATTATCTCTCTTTAGATTGCGCACTCAGTGAATTCTTGGTCTGCGGTCCAAAAATTGGATTGAGTTGTCCTGACAATTTGCTTTTTGACCCTAAAGGTAACTTGTGGATAACCAACGACATATCAGGAAAGAAAATCGAAAAAGGGCCTTACAAGGGCCTCGGTAATAATGCTCTCTTTTTTGTGGCCACATCTGGCCCAGAAGCAGGAGTCCCCGTTCGTGTTGTTGAAGCACCTATGGACGCCGAGTTAACAGGGCCGGCTTGGTCGCCAGACATGACCAGCCTCTTTCTCAGCGTGCAACATCCGGGAGAAACCACAAAAGATGCCCACAAACCGACAAGCCTTTGGCCAAACGGAAAGAGCCCAGTCCCAGCCGTTGTGGAAGTCTCCCTCAAAGGCACCCGCTTCGCCCCTGCCAATGTTTAG
- a CDS encoding threonine--tRNA ligase, with amino-acid sequence MSLVSIYLPDNSIKEFDHCPTGKELAESIGAGLAKSVVGMKISGGDLVDFRLPISDKSKVELVTTRNPEALEVIRHTGAHILAQAVQELWPDVKVTIGPVIEKGFYYDFDSPRSFTEEDLQKIEDRMKEIVKRDLPVVREEWPAEKAIRVFEDMGETYKAEIIRDLGEPIVSIYKQGEWFDLCRGPHAPSTGWVKAIKVLHQSGAYWRGDETKPQLKRIYATAFLKEEDLKKHLEALEEAKKRDHRKLGKEMELFSFHPWAPASPFFTSKGTIVYNELQAYLRELYQAHNYQEVITPQVFDLELFKRSGHYENYRENMYFLKSEDREFGLKPMNCPGHCVFFGQSHHSYRDLPVRMADFGRLHRFEKSGVVAGLTRVRTFCQDDGHIFCRMDQLQDEIIGFLKLLNEVYTVLGMPKYEIFFSTRPEKRAGRDEVWDEAEKALEQALIASKIPYKLNLGDGAFYGPKLDIQFYDALDRSWQLGTIQCDFVLPEAFELSYVGEDNQSHRPVILHRAIFGSFERFLGVYIEHTAGHFPLWMAPEQVRILNVTDKHLEFCSQVESALKAQGLRVHLDKRNEKLGFKIREAQISHIPYMLIVGDKELEGGQLTVRYRDGRQESGLSVEAFVQALKEEKSQRLFHSEIFALK; translated from the coding sequence ATGTCGTTGGTCTCCATTTATTTGCCAGATAATTCCATAAAAGAATTCGACCACTGCCCAACAGGCAAAGAGCTTGCTGAAAGCATTGGGGCAGGCCTAGCAAAGAGTGTTGTCGGGATGAAGATTAGCGGAGGCGACCTGGTCGATTTTCGCCTACCCATCTCCGACAAAAGCAAAGTGGAGCTAGTGACAACGAGAAACCCCGAGGCTCTTGAAGTTATCAGGCATACGGGAGCTCACATACTTGCTCAAGCCGTTCAAGAGCTCTGGCCTGATGTGAAAGTCACTATTGGTCCGGTCATTGAAAAAGGGTTCTATTACGATTTTGATTCCCCTCGTTCATTCACTGAAGAAGATCTTCAGAAAATTGAAGATCGTATGAAAGAGATCGTCAAGCGCGACTTACCAGTAGTTCGAGAAGAGTGGCCTGCAGAGAAGGCGATTCGCGTTTTTGAAGATATGGGTGAAACTTACAAAGCCGAAATTATTCGAGACCTTGGTGAGCCCATTGTAAGTATTTATAAACAAGGCGAGTGGTTTGATCTTTGTCGAGGCCCACATGCACCGTCAACGGGTTGGGTGAAAGCCATTAAAGTACTTCATCAATCCGGCGCTTATTGGCGAGGGGATGAAACAAAGCCACAGTTAAAGCGAATTTACGCCACGGCTTTTCTCAAAGAAGAAGATCTCAAGAAACATCTTGAGGCCCTAGAAGAGGCAAAGAAGCGCGACCATCGAAAACTGGGTAAAGAAATGGAGCTTTTTTCTTTTCACCCATGGGCTCCGGCCAGTCCGTTTTTTACCTCAAAAGGAACTATTGTTTACAATGAGCTTCAAGCTTATTTGCGAGAGCTTTATCAAGCGCATAACTATCAAGAGGTCATCACTCCCCAGGTGTTTGATTTAGAACTTTTCAAAAGGTCTGGTCACTACGAGAACTATCGAGAAAACATGTACTTTCTCAAAAGTGAAGACAGAGAGTTTGGCCTAAAGCCAATGAACTGTCCGGGACACTGCGTGTTCTTTGGGCAATCTCACCACTCCTACAGAGATTTGCCTGTGAGAATGGCAGATTTCGGCAGACTCCACCGATTCGAAAAGAGCGGAGTTGTAGCAGGGCTGACTAGGGTGCGAACATTTTGTCAGGATGACGGCCACATTTTTTGCCGCATGGATCAGCTTCAAGACGAGATCATCGGCTTTCTAAAGTTACTCAATGAAGTCTACACTGTGCTTGGTATGCCAAAGTACGAAATTTTCTTTTCGACTCGCCCAGAAAAGCGAGCGGGACGAGATGAAGTCTGGGATGAAGCAGAGAAAGCTCTTGAGCAGGCCCTTATTGCTTCAAAGATTCCTTATAAGCTGAATCTAGGAGACGGGGCTTTTTACGGTCCGAAGCTAGATATTCAGTTTTACGATGCACTCGATAGAAGCTGGCAACTAGGCACTATTCAATGTGACTTTGTGCTACCAGAAGCCTTCGAACTTTCCTATGTGGGTGAGGATAACCAGTCTCATAGGCCGGTCATCCTTCATCGGGCTATTTTCGGCTCATTTGAGAGATTTTTAGGAGTTTATATTGAGCATACTGCGGGGCATTTCCCGCTGTGGATGGCCCCGGAGCAGGTAAGGATTCTTAATGTGACAGATAAGCACCTCGAGTTCTGTTCTCAGGTTGAGTCTGCTCTCAAAGCTCAGGGTCTAAGAGTTCACCTCGATAAGAGAAATGAGAAACTCGGCTTTAAGATTCGCGAAGCTCAGATTTCGCATATTCCTTACATGTTAATTGTCGGCGATAAAGAATTGGAAGGCGGGCAATTGACTGTTCGGTATCGTGACGGAAGACAAGAGAGCGGACTATCAGTAGAAGCATTTGTTCAGGCATTAAAAGAAGAGAAGAGTCAGCGATTATTTCATTCTGAAATATTTGCTTTGAAATAG
- a CDS encoding hydroxymethylglutaryl-CoA reductase, degradative produces the protein MSSDELTNYEQMCSGFSKLPRSERLSRLKKLGLLTTRDVEFLELGESLPKALSEHFIENTIGCFSLPLGVAMNFRIDGRDYAVPMAVEETSIIAAASKTAKWIRSCGEISTEVVGKEIIGQIQIAKPKNVEGSLAQIEQQRERWLKLLNEKNASLVMRGGGFTRIESRTLDRNDGAKMLVIHVYCDPCDAMGANIMNQACESLKKHVEQATSEKVTMCILSNLVDSKVTRAKVVLRDLEESLVDGIVEAGLFAEVDPYRAATHNKGIMNGIDAVLIATGNDWRAVSAGLHSYAARSGQYRALTKWRKEGESLIGEFEGPLVVGTVGGMTALHPTAQLVIRMLGVESAEQLSRICAAVGLVQNLGALRALSTVGVVEGHMKLHAANLAVAAGASEAEMPLIQRVLEEILVKEKRVSLTQAKDALKNLRSEAVGFRKVMVPSEGPA, from the coding sequence ATGAGCAGCGACGAACTTACCAACTATGAACAAATGTGCTCGGGTTTTTCTAAATTACCCCGATCCGAGAGACTGAGTCGTTTAAAAAAGCTGGGATTGCTGACAACTAGAGATGTTGAGTTTCTCGAACTCGGCGAGTCTTTACCTAAAGCTCTCTCTGAGCACTTCATTGAAAACACGATCGGCTGTTTTTCACTTCCTTTGGGTGTTGCGATGAACTTTCGCATCGATGGTCGCGATTATGCAGTTCCTATGGCAGTGGAGGAGACTTCAATTATTGCGGCAGCGAGTAAGACCGCTAAATGGATTAGAAGCTGTGGAGAAATCTCTACTGAGGTAGTCGGTAAAGAAATCATCGGCCAAATTCAAATAGCCAAGCCAAAGAATGTCGAAGGTTCGCTTGCTCAAATAGAGCAGCAACGAGAACGCTGGCTCAAGTTACTCAACGAGAAAAATGCAAGCCTTGTTATGAGGGGAGGTGGTTTTACCCGCATTGAAAGCCGCACGCTAGATCGCAACGACGGTGCTAAAATGTTGGTGATTCATGTTTATTGCGACCCTTGTGATGCAATGGGGGCCAACATAATGAACCAAGCTTGCGAAAGTTTAAAAAAGCATGTTGAACAGGCCACTTCAGAGAAAGTCACCATGTGTATTCTTTCGAACCTCGTGGATTCCAAGGTGACTCGAGCGAAAGTTGTGTTGCGTGATCTAGAAGAAAGTTTGGTTGACGGTATTGTTGAGGCAGGGTTATTCGCAGAAGTGGATCCTTACCGGGCCGCCACCCACAATAAGGGAATCATGAATGGCATAGACGCCGTGTTGATTGCTACGGGCAATGACTGGCGTGCAGTCTCGGCAGGCCTGCATTCGTACGCGGCACGATCTGGACAGTATCGTGCGCTCACGAAGTGGCGTAAAGAAGGTGAGAGTCTCATCGGTGAGTTTGAGGGCCCGCTAGTTGTTGGTACCGTTGGCGGAATGACGGCGCTTCACCCTACGGCACAACTCGTAATTCGTATGCTTGGAGTGGAGTCGGCTGAGCAGTTGAGCCGGATTTGTGCTGCTGTGGGGCTTGTCCAAAATCTCGGCGCGTTGAGAGCACTTTCAACGGTGGGAGTTGTTGAAGGCCATATGAAACTTCACGCGGCCAACTTAGCGGTTGCTGCCGGCGCAAGCGAGGCAGAGATGCCTTTGATTCAAAGGGTGCTTGAAGAAATTCTTGTAAAGGAAAAAAGAGTTTCTTTAACCCAAGCGAAGGATGCTTTGAAAAACCTTCGATCTGAGGCCGTAGGTTTTCGCAAAGTAATGGTGCCTTCAGAGGGCCCTGCGTGA
- a CDS encoding 50S ribosomal protein L35, giving the protein MMKFKTHSGAKKRMRPLPGGKVKRKQTRKRHLLMNRGNKAKRQLSTTEYVHSANMNQTERLFGL; this is encoded by the coding sequence ATCATGAAGTTTAAGACCCATAGCGGAGCGAAAAAAAGAATGCGTCCCCTGCCTGGCGGGAAGGTCAAGAGAAAGCAGACTCGTAAGAGGCACTTACTCATGAACCGCGGGAACAAGGCGAAACGACAACTTTCAACGACAGAGTATGTTCACTCTGCAAACATGAATCAGACAGAACGCCTTTTTGGGCTTTGA
- a CDS encoding MFS transporter, whose product MSTTNKMPPGIPYIIGNEAAERYSYYGMRSILVIFMTKYLMDRSGALDTMTPEEAKGWYHLFGTATYFLPLIGALVSDIFWGKYRTIITLSLVYCLGHLTLALDETRLGLSIGLTLIAIGAGGIKPCVSAHVGDQFDESNKGLLERVFGYFYFSINFGAFASIFLTPILLEKYGPSVAFGIPGILMFIATIFFWAGRNKFIAVPAAGWKKYRQEVLSKEGLKSVATLAVLYFFIAGFWSLFEQQGSSWVLQADQMDRLVDLRFGPFQYGWLQFELLASQISAVNPVLIMIMIPLFSFVIYPLWNRVWKVTPLRKIGVGLALAAFSFVIVALAQEQMDQGHTVSILWQFAAYVILTAAEVMVSITSLEYSYTQAPNAAKSFIMTFYLLSVSLGNSIAAAVNFLIQGTDGTSAFSGASYFWFFVVLTFVFTIGFVIFAIKYKEKSFIQPARAN is encoded by the coding sequence ATGTCTACGACCAACAAAATGCCGCCGGGGATACCTTACATTATTGGCAACGAAGCCGCTGAGCGATACTCCTATTACGGAATGCGATCCATCTTGGTCATTTTTATGACGAAATATCTGATGGACCGCTCTGGTGCTTTAGACACTATGACCCCCGAGGAAGCTAAAGGTTGGTACCACCTATTTGGTACGGCCACCTACTTTTTGCCGCTGATTGGTGCTTTAGTTTCAGACATTTTTTGGGGCAAATATCGCACAATTATCACTCTTTCACTTGTCTACTGCCTTGGCCACTTAACTCTCGCACTTGACGAGACTCGATTGGGGCTTTCGATTGGTCTAACACTTATTGCTATTGGAGCCGGGGGGATCAAGCCTTGTGTATCAGCGCACGTCGGGGACCAATTTGACGAAAGTAACAAAGGCCTTCTTGAGCGGGTGTTTGGCTACTTTTATTTTTCGATCAACTTCGGTGCTTTTGCCTCGATTTTTCTTACGCCGATCCTCCTTGAAAAATACGGTCCGAGTGTCGCCTTTGGAATTCCTGGCATACTTATGTTCATTGCAACAATCTTCTTTTGGGCTGGGCGAAACAAGTTTATTGCAGTACCAGCCGCCGGCTGGAAGAAATATCGCCAAGAAGTATTGAGTAAAGAGGGGCTTAAGTCGGTAGCGACTCTCGCAGTACTTTATTTTTTCATTGCAGGATTTTGGTCTTTGTTCGAACAGCAAGGCTCCTCTTGGGTTTTGCAAGCTGACCAAATGGACCGCCTCGTAGATTTGCGTTTTGGCCCTTTTCAGTACGGTTGGCTCCAGTTTGAGCTCCTTGCTTCGCAAATTTCCGCAGTTAACCCTGTACTTATTATGATAATGATTCCGTTGTTTTCATTTGTGATCTATCCCCTGTGGAATCGGGTTTGGAAGGTTACACCGCTTCGTAAGATTGGTGTTGGTTTGGCATTGGCAGCCTTTTCATTTGTTATAGTCGCTCTCGCTCAAGAACAAATGGATCAAGGTCACACTGTAAGTATACTTTGGCAGTTTGCAGCCTATGTGATACTGACGGCAGCTGAGGTGATGGTGTCGATCACTTCCCTAGAGTATTCTTACACTCAAGCTCCGAATGCTGCGAAATCGTTCATAATGACTTTTTATCTGCTTTCTGTGTCCCTTGGTAACTCCATTGCAGCAGCGGTGAACTTTCTTATACAAGGCACTGACGGTACGAGTGCCTTTTCAGGAGCGAGTTACTTTTGGTTTTTCGTTGTACTCACTTTTGTGTTTACCATTGGCTTCGTGATTTTCGCTATTAAGTATAAAGAAAAGAGTTTTATACAGCCAGCGCGGGCCAACTAA
- a CDS encoding translation initiation factor IF-3, protein MRIDDQKRDKGLKVNRQIRAPEVRVISDDGSMLGIYTVPDAVRLAEEKGLDLIEISPNASPPTCKIMDFGKYKYEQKKKAHEARKNQTVIVIKEIQLRPRTDEHDLGVKLKHARRFLEEGDKVKFNLRYRGREMAHKDQGFDVLDKVVKSLEDLAIVEVPPKLEGRQAFVLVAPDPVKIKEIVKAREVAQKALSAEPAK, encoded by the coding sequence ATGAGAATCGATGATCAAAAGAGAGACAAAGGTTTAAAGGTTAATCGGCAGATTAGGGCTCCTGAAGTGCGAGTCATCAGCGATGACGGATCGATGCTGGGAATCTACACTGTGCCTGACGCTGTGAGATTGGCTGAAGAAAAGGGCCTTGATCTTATCGAAATATCACCCAATGCCAGCCCTCCCACTTGCAAAATCATGGATTTTGGCAAGTACAAATACGAACAGAAAAAGAAAGCTCACGAAGCCCGAAAAAATCAGACGGTCATCGTTATTAAAGAAATTCAGCTTCGTCCCCGAACGGATGAGCATGATTTGGGAGTTAAACTGAAGCACGCTCGCCGGTTTTTGGAAGAGGGCGACAAAGTGAAGTTTAACCTTCGTTATCGAGGTCGAGAGATGGCTCATAAAGACCAAGGTTTTGATGTTCTTGATAAAGTAGTGAAATCACTAGAGGATTTGGCAATTGTAGAGGTGCCCCCTAAACTCGAGGGTCGACAGGCGTTTGTTTTGGTGGCCCCGGATCCGGTTAAAATCAAGGAGATCGTAAAGGCTCGAGAGGTTGCTCAGAAAGCTCTTTCCGCCGAACCTGCTAAATAG
- a CDS encoding type 2 isopentenyl-diphosphate Delta-isomerase, producing MNDISKKPLLNQASESISDFESRKRDHIELALGPDSASSIPTGLQRVRLVHRGLPEINFEDVTLCTRSILGALPTPFLISSMTAGHPGADSINNDLFFAAESKGWLIGIGSQRRQLFDLEANEQMRKLRRRYPRVKALCNLGLSQLVNTNQGQIEQLVDSLEPAGFIVHLNPLQEALQTEGTPFFRGGQKRLEKLVESLNIPVVAKETGSGLSLEDFQVLLDSGVQVADVAGLGGTHWGRIESVRRRDDFGSRSLEAFGDWGNTTLQSLLWSVPYQKKGLEVWASGGIKTGVDAAKTLALGARIVGFAQAPLKALTEQKVDGLLKWMDTIEAELKISLFCTGSEEPSKLNNEIKYQIIGAGI from the coding sequence ATGAACGACATATCAAAAAAACCTCTTTTAAACCAAGCATCAGAATCGATAAGTGATTTTGAAAGCCGTAAACGCGATCACATTGAGTTAGCGTTAGGACCTGATTCTGCTTCTTCGATCCCTACAGGCCTTCAGCGGGTGAGGCTTGTTCATCGCGGACTTCCTGAAATCAATTTCGAAGATGTCACTCTTTGTACGCGCTCTATTTTAGGGGCGCTGCCAACGCCTTTTTTGATAAGTTCCATGACCGCTGGTCATCCCGGAGCTGACTCAATCAATAATGACCTCTTTTTTGCCGCGGAGTCGAAAGGTTGGCTCATTGGCATTGGCTCTCAAAGAAGGCAACTATTTGATCTTGAGGCTAATGAGCAAATGAGAAAATTACGCCGTCGCTATCCTCGAGTGAAAGCGTTGTGTAATTTGGGTTTGAGTCAGTTAGTTAATACCAATCAAGGGCAGATTGAACAGTTGGTAGATAGTCTCGAGCCGGCAGGGTTCATTGTGCACCTAAATCCACTACAAGAAGCACTTCAGACAGAAGGAACTCCGTTTTTTCGGGGTGGGCAAAAGAGGCTTGAGAAACTTGTTGAGAGTCTCAATATTCCCGTTGTTGCTAAAGAAACCGGAAGCGGCCTCTCGTTAGAAGATTTTCAGGTTTTACTCGATTCGGGAGTTCAAGTAGCAGACGTTGCCGGTCTTGGCGGAACCCATTGGGGGCGAATTGAAAGTGTCAGACGAAGAGATGATTTTGGCTCTCGTTCGCTAGAGGCTTTTGGTGATTGGGGTAACACGACCTTGCAGAGTCTGCTTTGGTCGGTACCATATCAAAAGAAGGGCCTTGAAGTCTGGGCCTCGGGTGGTATCAAAACAGGAGTTGATGCTGCAAAAACCTTGGCTCTTGGTGCGAGAATTGTCGGTTTTGCACAGGCACCATTAAAGGCATTAACTGAGCAAAAAGTAGATGGCTTGTTGAAATGGATGGATACAATCGAAGCAGAATTGAAAATCAGCCTTTTTTGTACGGGATCAGAGGAACCTTCTAAGTTAAACAATGAAATCAAGTACCAGATAATTGGAGCAGGAATATGA